From a single Pseudophryne corroboree isolate aPseCor3 chromosome 6, aPseCor3.hap2, whole genome shotgun sequence genomic region:
- the PRICKLE1 gene encoding prickle-like protein 1 gives MAMEHKVSKLMYGCQRSSTSDDDSGCAMEEYTWVPPGLRPEQVQLYFACLPEEKVPYVNSVGEKFRIKQLLYQLPPHDNEVRYCQSLSEEEKKELMMFSTQRKKEALGRGNIKLLSRAVMHAVCEQCGEKINGGEIGIFVSRANPGVCWHPSCFTCSTCNELLVDLIYFYQDGKIHCGRHHAELLKPRCSACDEIIFADECTEAEGRHWHMKHFCCYECETVLGGQRYIMKDGRPFCCGCFESHYAEYCESCGEHIGVDHAQMTYDGQHWHATESCFSCAQCKVSLLGCPFLPKKGRIYCSKICSLGEDVHASDSSDSAFQSARSRESRRSVRMGKSSRSADQCRQSLLLSPALNYKFPGMSGNADDTLSRKMDDLSLSRQGASFDNDFWKGRDEQETPEDHEEWAEHDDYMTQLLLKFGEKGLFQQPAEDNRSSEHWVSEKISRDLKRNGHNQSLASKKYENDMYWAQSQDGLGDSAYGSHPGPASSRKIQELDLDHGASGYKRDKKPWYKNSLECLSDDLKPQLENICDSMDSLALSNITASVDGESKPRPSHFSYPNFQDLDTRDCEKMSNMGTLNSSMLNRSTESLKSLNSEICQEKPPPEAKPIHTSALRRSKSQTRPQVKFSDDVIDNGDYGTIEIRQPPMSERSRRRVYKLEDRSQRPHRHRRRKSRSENALHLAADQKSPGWEKPRCYTSEDYDRLFHNKSPQEVQAYIQNGELFGQYANAASDFGLQSQIMDKYFGMCGEEDDSWCSTCSSSSDSEEEGYFLGQPIPQPRPQRYPYFTDDMPTPTSVLSSSHFGQRTTKSKKKKGHKGKNCIIS, from the exons GTGCGATATTGCCAGTCCTTAAGTGAGGAGGAGAAGAAGGAATTGATGATGTTCAGTACCCAGCGCAAAAAGGAGGCCCTTGGGAGAGGGAATATTAAACTGTTGTCAAGAGCTGTGATGCATGCAGTCTGTGAACAG tgcggTGAGAAGATAAATGGAGGTGAAATTGGAATTTTTGTTTCAAGAGCTAATCCTGGGGTATGCTGGCACCCATCATGTTTCACATGTTCCACATGCAATGAACTGCTTGTTGATCTAATATATTTCTACCAAGATGGAAAAATACATTGTGGCAGACACCATGCAGAGCTACTTAAACCAAGATGTTCAGCCTGTGATGAG ATTATATTTGCTGATGAATGCACAGAGGCTGAGGGGCGTCACTGGCATATGAAACACTTTTGTTGCTATGAGTGTGAGACTGTGCTTGGGGGACAGAGATACATCATGAAAGATGGCCGCCCCTTCTGCTGTGGCTGCTTTGAGTCTCATTATGCAGAGTACTGTGAATCCTGTGGAGAGCATATAG GTGTTGATCACGCTCAGATGACCTATGATGGACAACATTGGCATGCTACAGAAAGCTGTTTTTCTTGTGCACAGTGTAAAGTTTCTCTACTGGGATGTCCTTTTCTACCGAAAAAAGGACGCATTTATTGTTCCAAGATTTGCAGCTTGGGAGAGGATGTACATGCATCAGATTCTTCTGACTCCGCATTTCAGTCTGCTAGGTCTAGAGAGTCCAGAAGAAGTGTACGAATGGGAAAGAGCAGCAGATCTGCAGATCAGTGTAGACAATCACTCTTGCTTTCTCCAGCGCTGAATTATAAGTTTCCAGGAATGTCTGGTAATGCCGATGATACACTGTCTCGTAAAATGGATGATCTCAGCTTATCAAGGCAAGGAGCCAGTTTCGATAATGACTTTTGGAAAGGAAGAGATGAGCAGGAGACTCCAGAGGATCATGAAGAATGGGCTGAGCATGATGACTATATGACTCAATTACTTTTAAAGTTTGGAGAAAAAGGACTTTTTCAGCAGCCTGCTGAGGATAATCGGTCTAGTGAGCATTGGGTGTCAGAGAAGATCAGTCGAGACTTAAAAAGAAATGGGCACAATCAAAGTTTGGCAAGCAAAAAATATGAGAACGATATGTACTGGGCTCAGTCACAGGATGGACTTGGAGATTCGGCTTACGGCAGCCATCCAGGACCAGCAAGTAGCAGGAAAATACAAGAGTTGGACTTGGATCATGGAGCATCTGGTTACAAGCGTGACAAGAAGCCGTGGTATAAGAACTCGTTGGAATGTTTGTCTGATGATCTTAAACCACAGCTTGAAAACATTTGTGACTCTATGGATTCACTAGCATTGTCCAATATAACAG CTTCTGTTGATGGGGAAAGTAAGCCACGACCTTCACACTTTTCTTATCCAAATTTCCAAGACTTAGACACACGGGATTGTGAGAAAATGAGCAACATGGGAACTCTTAACTCTTCCATGCTCAACAGGAGTACGGAGTCTCTGAAAAGCCTGAACTCAGAAATCTGCCAGGAAAAGCCACCTCCAGAAGCAAAACCTATTCACACATCTGCCTTGAGAAGGTCAAAATCACAAACAAGACCACAAGTCAAATTTTCTGATGATGTCATTGACAATGGAGATTATGGCACCATTGAAATCAGACAGCCACCAATGAGTGAAAGGAGTCGTAGAAGGGTTTACAAATTGGAAGACCGTAGTCAAAGACCCCATCGTCATAGGCGCAGGAAATCACGCTCTGAAAATGCACTTCACCTTGCTGCAGATCAAAAGTCACCAGGATGGGAAAAACCTAGGTGTTATACTTCTGAGGATTATGATAGACTTTTTCATAACAAATCTCCTCAAGAGGTTCAGGCGTACATTCAGAATGGTGAACTATTTGGACAATATGCAAATGCTGCTTCAGATTTTGGACTGCAAAGCCAAATCATGGATAAGTATTTTGGTATGTGTGGTGAAGAAGATGACTCTTGGTGTTCAACATGTTCATCTTCCTCTGATTCAGAAGAGGAGGGATATTTTCTTGGACAGCCTATTCCTCAACCACGACCACAGCGATATCCATATTTTACAGATGACATGCCTACTCCTACATCTGTACTATCCAGTAGTCATTTTGGCCAAAGGACCACTAAATCCAAAAAGAAGAAGGGACACAAAGGCAAAAACTGTATTATTTCCTAA